Proteins from one Oscillatoria nigro-viridis PCC 7112 genomic window:
- the smc gene encoding chromosome segregation protein SMC → MVHIKRIELTNFKSFGGTTAIPVLPGFTVVSGPNGSGKSNILDALLFCLGLSSSKGMRAERLPDLVNSAQNKRGTIEASVTATFALEDVGEEWFARDEDEEENAADELSVEAEEVEGIEIAETPDNNGQSSPVNRKSKIPNRKSDELSVEDVEEIEIAENQDNNGQLLATNRKSKIANRKSDEWSVTRKLRVTRQGTYTSTYYINGEACTLTQLHEQLNRLRIYPEGYNVVLQGDVTSIISMNSKERREIIDELAGVAQFDRKISLARQKLDEVKEVEERSRIVEKELISQRDRLASDRTKAEKYQKLRAEFQEKSQWEIVLKFRQLQQQEWKLREQIETGDRTSASLTEQLQAINTQIQEATAELDALNARVKALGESELLALQATIATQEAERRQVQNRKQDLETTAGQMAANIAQTESEVRQFKQSLEQIEIEISYVKSQTGSLQEQRDAAQQSLDESREVANAIASTAEAWVQQQTELHRQIETIQQTLEPQRTEQATIGERADRLQSQIQEQNQSLQVLEQEIAAKKEQQSRLVETKGVASLQVESLNQILVEAEQELQLQQETQTRLLEEQRERQRKLDKLEVQFQALQEATGTFTAKIVAQSGIGGVCGLVAQLGRVEPRYQLALEIAAGGRMGNMVVEDDSVAAAAIELLKQKRAGRMTFLPLNKIRGGRYSVNENLRRAAGFVDAAVNLIDCDSRYQEIFAYVFGSTVVFSNLGDARRYLGQYRIVTLDGEILETSGAMTGGSSTNRSTLHFGTVEASEAASEARTIASLQERLEEIERILERCKIAIDRASVAVKTRSQELMEAKQNLREHQLRLEQLESEIKNLQAQQEQVRSQIAKNTQELINSRSRLQLLEGELPAQETQLQQYRQTLAQLEESNSHSEWQQMQSGLRAQEAQLQERELALRNVQQRLVDLENQFGRLEDKIKEGSEKLQEWQVQQNAGADALDRIVSQQLELDGQIAAAKAALGEIEEKLGVQKGERDRAESQLREKHLAKQQLQWQLQKLHETQQERREQLAAVRTLLETQRAEMPDPVPSIPENVEKANLTELQQEVKAIAKRIQALEPVNMLALEEYNRTQERLQELSQKLTTLEGERTELLLRIENFTTLRRRAFKEAFDAVNENFQTIFAELSEGDGYLQLDDEEDPFSSGLNLVAHPKGKPVQRLASMSGGEKSLTALSFIFALQRYRPSTFYAFDEVDMFLDGANVERLARMIKRQSEQAQFIVVSLRRPMIQSAERTIGVTQARGAYTQVIGLKL, encoded by the coding sequence ATGGTTCACATTAAACGGATCGAACTGACTAACTTTAAATCTTTTGGCGGCACGACGGCCATTCCCGTGCTGCCCGGTTTTACTGTGGTTTCCGGGCCCAACGGTTCTGGAAAGTCCAACATCCTCGACGCTTTGCTGTTTTGTCTAGGGCTTTCGAGTTCTAAGGGAATGCGGGCTGAACGTTTGCCGGATTTGGTGAACAGCGCCCAAAACAAACGCGGTACGATCGAAGCTAGCGTGACTGCGACTTTTGCGCTGGAAGATGTGGGAGAGGAATGGTTCGCCCGGGATGAAGATGAGGAGGAAAATGCAGCAGATGAGTTATCTGTTGAAGCTGAGGAAGTCGAAGGGATAGAAATTGCCGAAACTCCAGACAACAACGGCCAATCATCTCCTGTAAATCGAAAATCAAAAATCCCAAATCGCAAATCGGATGAGTTATCTGTTGAAGATGTAGAAGAGATTGAAATCGCCGAAAATCAAGACAATAACGGACAACTACTCGCTACCAATCGAAAATCGAAAATCGCAAATCGAAAATCGGATGAGTGGAGTGTGACGCGCAAACTTCGGGTAACTCGCCAAGGTACTTACACTTCAACTTATTACATTAACGGCGAAGCTTGCACGCTAACTCAACTTCACGAACAACTCAACCGCTTGCGAATTTATCCCGAAGGCTATAACGTCGTCCTGCAAGGAGACGTTACCAGCATTATTTCGATGAATTCTAAGGAACGCAGAGAAATCATTGACGAATTGGCTGGGGTCGCTCAGTTCGATCGCAAAATCTCTTTAGCTAGGCAGAAGTTGGATGAAGTTAAGGAGGTGGAAGAACGCAGCCGAATTGTAGAAAAAGAGCTGATTTCGCAGCGCGATAGACTTGCTTCCGATCGCACAAAAGCGGAAAAATATCAAAAGCTGCGGGCGGAATTTCAAGAAAAGTCGCAGTGGGAAATTGTGCTGAAATTCCGGCAATTGCAGCAGCAAGAATGGAAGCTGCGAGAACAAATCGAAACGGGCGATCGCACTTCTGCATCTCTCACCGAACAACTGCAAGCAATTAACACCCAAATTCAAGAAGCAACCGCCGAACTTGACGCGCTGAATGCCCGCGTTAAAGCTTTGGGAGAGTCAGAATTGTTGGCTTTGCAAGCGACGATTGCGACTCAGGAAGCGGAACGGCGGCAAGTGCAAAACCGCAAACAGGATTTGGAAACAACTGCTGGGCAAATGGCTGCTAATATAGCACAAACCGAGTCAGAAGTTCGGCAATTTAAGCAAAGTTTGGAGCAAATTGAGATTGAAATATCTTATGTTAAGTCTCAAACAGGAAGTTTGCAGGAACAGCGGGACGCAGCCCAACAAAGTTTAGATGAAAGTCGGGAAGTTGCAAATGCGATCGCCTCGACGGCAGAAGCTTGGGTACAGCAGCAAACGGAACTGCACCGCCAAATCGAAACAATTCAACAAACTTTGGAACCGCAGCGTACAGAACAAGCTACCATTGGCGAAAGAGCCGATCGCCTGCAAAGTCAAATTCAAGAACAAAACCAATCGCTGCAAGTATTGGAACAGGAAATTGCAGCGAAAAAAGAGCAGCAATCTCGTCTTGTGGAAACCAAAGGCGTTGCATCTTTGCAAGTAGAATCGCTGAATCAGATTTTAGTCGAAGCCGAACAAGAATTGCAACTGCAACAGGAAACTCAAACTCGTTTGTTGGAAGAACAGCGGGAAAGACAGCGCAAATTAGACAAACTAGAAGTGCAGTTTCAAGCACTGCAAGAAGCGACGGGAACGTTTACTGCAAAAATTGTCGCGCAAAGCGGAATTGGCGGAGTTTGCGGCTTGGTGGCTCAACTGGGCAGGGTGGAACCGCGCTATCAGTTGGCGCTGGAAATAGCGGCGGGCGGGCGCATGGGAAATATGGTGGTGGAAGATGACAGCGTGGCTGCTGCTGCGATCGAATTGTTGAAACAAAAACGGGCGGGAAGGATGACGTTTTTGCCTTTGAATAAGATTAGGGGCGGCAGGTATTCGGTGAATGAAAATTTGCGGCGGGCGGCTGGGTTTGTGGATGCGGCTGTTAATTTGATTGATTGCGATTCGCGGTATCAGGAAATTTTTGCTTACGTTTTTGGCAGTACGGTTGTGTTTAGCAACCTCGGCGACGCCCGCCGCTATTTGGGACAGTACCGGATTGTCACTTTGGACGGGGAAATTTTGGAAACTAGCGGGGCGATGACTGGGGGAAGTTCTACTAATAGATCTACCTTGCATTTTGGCACGGTTGAGGCTAGCGAGGCTGCTAGTGAAGCGCGCACGATCGCGTCTTTGCAAGAAAGGTTGGAGGAAATTGAGCGGATTTTGGAACGGTGCAAAATTGCGATCGACCGCGCGTCTGTTGCAGTCAAAACTCGCAGCCAAGAATTGATGGAAGCGAAACAAAACTTGCGCGAACATCAGTTGCGCTTGGAACAGTTGGAGTCAGAAATTAAGAATTTGCAAGCGCAACAAGAACAAGTGCGATCGCAAATTGCGAAAAACACGCAGGAATTAATTAATTCGCGATCGAGATTGCAGTTGCTGGAGGGAGAATTGCCCGCACAGGAAACTCAATTGCAGCAGTACCGCCAAACTTTGGCGCAGTTGGAAGAGTCGAACAGTCACAGCGAATGGCAGCAAATGCAATCGGGTTTGCGCGCGCAAGAAGCGCAACTGCAAGAGCGAGAATTGGCTCTGAGAAACGTCCAGCAGCGCCTTGTAGACTTGGAAAATCAATTCGGGCGTTTGGAAGACAAAATTAAGGAAGGCAGCGAGAAATTGCAGGAATGGCAAGTGCAGCAAAACGCGGGGGCGGATGCACTCGATCGCATAGTTTCGCAGCAGTTAGAACTCGACGGACAAATTGCAGCAGCTAAGGCGGCTTTGGGGGAAATTGAGGAAAAATTGGGCGTGCAGAAGGGAGAGCGCGATCGGGCGGAATCTCAACTGCGAGAGAAGCATTTAGCCAAACAGCAGTTACAGTGGCAGTTGCAAAAACTCCACGAAACTCAGCAAGAACGCCGGGAACAATTAGCCGCAGTCCGCACTCTATTGGAAACGCAGCGGGCGGAAATGCCCGACCCCGTGCCGTCGATTCCTGAAAATGTCGAGAAAGCCAATTTGACGGAATTGCAGCAGGAAGTAAAGGCGATCGCCAAACGCATTCAAGCTTTAGAACCAGTCAATATGCTAGCCTTGGAAGAGTACAACCGCACTCAAGAACGCCTTCAAGAATTGAGTCAAAAATTGACGACATTGGAAGGAGAACGCACTGAACTGCTGTTGAGAATCGAAAATTTTACCACACTCAGGCGGCGCGCTTTTAAGGAAGCTTTCGACGCGGTTAACGAGAACTTCCAGACTATCTTTGCAGAACTTTCCGAAGGCGATGGCTATCTCCAGCTAGATGACGAGGAAGACCCCTTTAGCAGCGGCTTGAATTTGGTCGCTCACCCGAAGGGCAAACCAGTACAGCGGCTGGCTTCCATGTCTGGAGGCGAAAAGTCGCTGACGGCGCTGAGTTTTATTTTTGCTCTGCAACGCTACCGCCCGTCTACGTTCTACGCTTTTGATGAAGTGGATATGTTCCTGGATGGGGCAAATGTGGAGCGATTAGCTAGAATGATAAAACGACAGTCTGAACAAGCCCAGTTTATTGTTGTGAGTTTGCGGCGACCTATGATTCAATCGGCTGAGCGTACAATTGGCGTTACTCAAGCGCGGGGAGCTTATACTCAAGTCATAGGACTGAAGTTGTAG
- a CDS encoding M48 family metallopeptidase has product MSNIPLIGLKADQFRHPLDLEATSTLKQLPGLDLMVRQLLGQLGEQFFMLENLASSVQVGENQLPHLHQLLLDACKTLDLEPPQLYVRQHPMPNAYTFAMRGKQPFVVMHTSLIDLLTDEEVKAVIAHELGHLKCEHGVYLTLANLIVLAAGQFSPVGTVLAQGLQAQMLEWLRCAEFTCDRAALLATQDPKVVASLLMKLAGGSPSLAPKLNVDAFLAQARAYDDLSSTQLGEMLKQAQTAQLSHPVPVLRAREIDRWASSKDYESLLAINRSVCYDGETQKGGWRNW; this is encoded by the coding sequence ATGTCGAACATACCGCTCATCGGTTTGAAAGCAGACCAGTTTCGCCACCCGCTAGACTTGGAAGCTACCAGCACTCTCAAACAACTGCCCGGGCTGGATTTGATGGTGCGGCAGTTGCTGGGACAACTGGGCGAACAGTTTTTTATGCTGGAAAATCTGGCTTCCAGCGTCCAAGTCGGCGAAAATCAATTGCCCCACCTGCATCAATTGCTGTTGGATGCCTGCAAAACTCTTGATTTGGAACCGCCGCAGCTTTATGTCCGCCAGCATCCGATGCCCAATGCTTACACCTTTGCGATGCGGGGAAAACAGCCTTTTGTGGTGATGCACACTTCTCTGATTGATTTGCTCACAGACGAGGAAGTTAAGGCAGTAATTGCTCACGAGTTGGGGCATTTGAAGTGCGAACACGGAGTTTACCTGACTCTGGCTAATTTAATTGTGTTGGCCGCCGGTCAATTTTCGCCTGTAGGAACCGTGCTCGCCCAGGGTTTGCAGGCGCAAATGTTGGAATGGTTGCGGTGTGCGGAATTTACGTGCGATCGCGCCGCCTTGCTCGCCACCCAAGACCCAAAAGTGGTAGCATCGCTGTTGATGAAACTGGCCGGAGGTTCGCCGAGTTTAGCTCCGAAACTGAATGTCGATGCGTTTTTGGCGCAGGCCCGGGCCTACGACGACCTCAGCAGCACTCAACTGGGAGAAATGCTCAAACAAGCTCAGACGGCTCAGTTGTCCCATCCTGTACCAGTATTGCGCGCCAGAGAGATCGATCGCTGGGCAAGTTCAAAAGATTATGAATCTTTGCTTGCAATAAATCGATCGGTGTGTTATGATGGTGAAACCCAAAAGGGCGGGTGGCGAAATTGGTAG
- the murA gene encoding UDP-N-acetylglucosamine 1-carboxyvinyltransferase, which yields MYKVTKRIMEGKPITPAQNSSNVPASPESDQEVLQIWGRQPLKGHVKISGAKNSALVVMAGTLLCPEDCRLRNVPGLVDVARMGQILSAVGVKLQQNGDVLDINASNLIDAQAPYELVSQLRASFFIIGPLLARLGFAKVPLPGGCAIGARPVELHVRGLQALGAEVHIDHGTVHAYVKGPNRRLKGAKIYLDYPSVGATETLMMAATLAEGETVIENAAQEPEVADLANFCRAMGAKIQGAGTNTIVISGVPKLHAVDYSIIPDRIEAGTFLVAGAITHSEISLSPVIPDHLTAVIAKLQTIGAKIIAESPDILRIVPGQTHSATDIETLPYPGFPTDMQAQFMALLTLSQGDSLIKETVFENRLRHVAELNRMGADIRLKGNVAIVRGVPLLSGAPVVATDLRASAALVLAGLAADGVTTISSLQHLDRGYEQLEVKLQKLGAKLRRVKEGTDPATAEAPVNPVRSGLNC from the coding sequence ATGTATAAAGTAACGAAGCGCATTATGGAGGGCAAACCCATTACACCAGCTCAGAACTCATCTAACGTCCCAGCTTCACCTGAAAGCGACCAAGAAGTATTGCAAATTTGGGGTCGCCAGCCCCTTAAAGGACACGTCAAAATCAGCGGCGCCAAAAACTCGGCCTTAGTCGTCATGGCAGGAACCCTGCTATGCCCAGAGGATTGCCGTCTCCGCAACGTTCCCGGTCTAGTCGATGTCGCCCGCATGGGGCAAATTCTCTCGGCTGTAGGAGTCAAATTACAGCAAAACGGCGACGTTTTAGACATCAACGCCAGCAACCTCATAGACGCTCAAGCCCCCTACGAATTAGTCAGCCAACTGCGGGCGAGCTTCTTCATCATCGGCCCGCTGCTAGCGCGTTTGGGATTTGCCAAAGTACCCTTGCCCGGTGGGTGCGCCATCGGCGCGCGACCCGTGGAACTCCACGTTCGCGGTCTGCAAGCCCTCGGCGCCGAAGTCCACATCGACCACGGCACGGTTCACGCTTACGTCAAAGGGCCGAACCGCCGCCTGAAAGGAGCCAAAATTTATTTGGACTACCCCAGCGTCGGCGCAACTGAAACTTTGATGATGGCGGCGACTTTGGCTGAAGGAGAAACCGTGATTGAAAATGCGGCTCAAGAGCCGGAAGTCGCAGATTTGGCGAATTTCTGCCGCGCTATGGGAGCAAAAATTCAAGGCGCAGGCACGAATACGATCGTCATTTCGGGAGTTCCCAAGCTGCACGCGGTAGACTATTCAATTATTCCCGATCGCATTGAAGCCGGAACATTTTTAGTAGCAGGAGCCATCACTCACTCCGAAATCAGTTTGTCGCCGGTAATTCCCGACCACCTGACCGCAGTCATTGCCAAATTGCAGACAATTGGGGCGAAAATTATTGCAGAATCCCCCGACATTTTGCGGATAGTTCCCGGCCAAACTCACTCGGCCACCGACATCGAAACTCTGCCTTATCCGGGTTTCCCCACAGATATGCAAGCTCAGTTTATGGCTTTGCTGACGCTGAGCCAAGGAGACAGCTTGATCAAAGAAACCGTGTTTGAGAATCGCTTGCGCCACGTAGCAGAGCTCAACCGCATGGGCGCCGACATTCGCCTTAAAGGCAATGTAGCGATTGTGCGCGGAGTGCCGCTGCTGTCGGGTGCGCCGGTAGTGGCTACAGATTTGCGGGCTTCGGCGGCGTTAGTGCTAGCGGGACTTGCAGCCGATGGTGTCACCACCATCAGCAGCTTGCAGCACTTAGACCGCGGCTACGAGCAGTTAGAGGTGAAACTGCAAAAATTGGGAGCTAAGTTGCGACGGGTCAAAGAGGGCACAGACCCGGCGACTGCTGAGGCTCCTGTCAATCCCGTGCGATCGGGTTTAAACTGTTAA
- a CDS encoding RNA-guided endonuclease InsQ/TnpB family protein → MMVVERHYIDRQHQFFQQFDRLSFVSKNLYNHSNYWMRQHFFKSGSSAGSGLSLKQLYAIVKPTSDYKSLPAKVSNQVLKQVIHDWSAWQKSIKADRREIPKFSSRPKIPKYKHKTCGRNLLIYDNQSIGQRGRQKNNGRLHLSGTDIIIATKAQDVIEVRIVPKTATYIVEVVYEKPVTLADFHPKFIAGIDLGIDNLVAMASNKPTFRPIIYDGKHLKSINQGFNKRASFLQSQLETGKYTTRQIQQITLKRNKRVENYLHQTSSLIVKRLVEEQIGQLVIGKNEKWKQNVELGKKTNQTFCSIPHAKLIDTIAYKAQLVGIEVTVTEESYTSKCSFLDLEPVGKQESYQGKRVFRGLFRSVSGTPINADVNAALNMIRKVSGNSPFEGCSNRLEVFAVSPVRVNPVRKKTQKVR, encoded by the coding sequence ATGATGGTTGTTGAAAGACATTACATAGACAGACAGCATCAGTTTTTTCAACAGTTCGATCGCTTATCCTTCGTGTCAAAAAACCTCTACAATCATTCTAACTATTGGATGAGGCAACACTTCTTTAAGTCTGGGTCGAGCGCGGGCTCGGGTTTAAGTCTCAAACAGTTATATGCTATCGTCAAACCCACCTCCGACTATAAATCCTTACCCGCCAAAGTTAGCAATCAAGTTCTCAAACAAGTTATTCACGATTGGTCAGCTTGGCAAAAGTCAATAAAAGCCGATCGCCGGGAGATCCCGAAATTTTCATCCCGCCCCAAAATTCCCAAATATAAACATAAAACTTGCGGAAGGAACTTATTAATTTACGATAACCAATCCATAGGACAAAGAGGGAGACAGAAAAATAACGGCCGACTTCATTTATCTGGAACAGACATAATAATTGCCACCAAAGCACAAGATGTCATAGAGGTAAGGATAGTTCCAAAAACCGCAACCTACATAGTTGAGGTAGTTTATGAGAAGCCCGTTACCCTTGCGGATTTCCACCCCAAATTCATAGCAGGTATAGATTTAGGGATTGATAACCTCGTGGCAATGGCATCAAATAAGCCCACATTTAGACCAATTATTTATGACGGAAAGCATCTCAAATCAATCAATCAAGGTTTCAACAAGCGCGCCAGCTTTCTACAGTCGCAACTAGAAACAGGAAAATATACCACCCGCCAAATCCAGCAAATCACCTTAAAGCGAAACAAGCGAGTAGAAAACTACCTTCATCAAACCAGCAGTTTAATTGTCAAGCGCTTGGTGGAGGAGCAAATAGGGCAGTTAGTAATTGGCAAAAATGAAAAATGGAAACAAAATGTAGAGTTAGGAAAAAAAACTAACCAGACATTTTGTTCAATTCCTCATGCCAAGCTAATAGACACGATCGCCTACAAAGCTCAGTTAGTGGGTATCGAGGTAACAGTTACAGAAGAATCTTATACAAGTAAGTGCAGTTTTTTAGATTTAGAGCCTGTCGGTAAGCAAGAGTCTTACCAGGGTAAGAGAGTGTTTCGCGGGTTGTTTCGGTCAGTGAGTGGGACTCCGATTAATGCTGATGTGAATGCAGCATTAAATATGATTAGAAAAGTAAGCGGAAACTCACCCTTTGAGGGGTGCAGCAACCGTTTAGAGGTGTTTGCAGTTTCACCTGTGCGGGTCAATCCTGTACGAAAAAAAACACAAAAAGTCCGGTAA